Proteins found in one Bacillales bacterium genomic segment:
- the deoC gene encoding deoxyribose-phosphate aldolase, producing the protein MTQRLAPLIDHTALKPETTKQQIETLCKEAAAYGFASVCVNPTWVKAASALLKDSEVKVCTVIGFPLGASTTHTKVFETREAIRDGATEVDMVINIGALKSGDDTLVEQDIRGVVEAAGDAAITKVIIETALLSREEKVRACRLAVRAGAEFVKTSTGFAGGGATVEDVALMRETVGADVGVKASGGVRDRRTAEAMVRAGATRIGASAGVAIVSGEC; encoded by the coding sequence ATGACACAACGATTAGCTCCATTGATTGATCATACGGCATTAAAACCGGAGACGACGAAACAACAAATTGAAACGTTATGCAAGGAAGCTGCCGCATACGGTTTTGCCTCTGTATGCGTAAATCCGACATGGGTGAAGGCCGCTTCGGCATTGCTGAAAGATTCAGAAGTAAAAGTTTGTACCGTCATCGGTTTTCCGCTCGGGGCTTCGACGACGCATACGAAGGTGTTTGAGACCCGAGAAGCGATCCGTGACGGAGCGACCGAAGTGGACATGGTCATCAACATCGGCGCTCTGAAAAGCGGGGACGACACACTCGTTGAACAGGACATTCGCGGCGTTGTCGAAGCTGCCGGCGACGCGGCGATCACGAAAGTGATCATTGAGACGGCGCTGTTGTCGAGAGAAGAAAAGGTGCGCGCGTGCCGGCTGGCAGTGCGCGCTGGCGCTGAATTCGTCAAAACGTCGACGGGCTTTGCCGGAGGCGGAGCGACTGTTGAGGACGTCGCATTGATGAGGGAGACGGTCGGTGCCGATGTGGGCGTAAAGGCGTCGGGCGGGGTACGCGACCGCCGGACGGCAGAGGCGATGGTCCGTGCCGGGGCAACGCGGATCGGTGCCAGCGCCGGCGTGGCGATTGTCAGCGGCGAGTGTTGA
- a CDS encoding Na/Pi symporter — protein sequence MNQWLSLFAVLISVFLFGMTVMRIGLQSISEKHMRTALLKMTNTPWKSFLVGVAATAVVQSSSAVMVLTVGLLAAGMIRYKQTIGIVLGTNIGTTFTLELFTFHVTDAVIPLLICGAALLFSRRQRLFSTGCVLFGLGAVFTAMSSLGELAGPLAQLKTIHRLLIMTNHDVITSAAVGAFFTAIIQSSTAATGIAMTFINEGQLTLNAGIAFMLGANIGTCVTAWIAAIRANKAAKLAAYTHIAINAAGVVVFLPFVPLLGTWAAWFTSVPGTQLAHASVLFNSVCSLAILPFAGPLASRLESFNTRR from the coding sequence GTGAATCAATGGCTCAGTTTATTCGCCGTTCTCATAAGTGTCTTTTTGTTCGGCATGACCGTGATGAGAATCGGGTTGCAATCCATTTCTGAAAAACATATGCGAACGGCACTGTTAAAAATGACCAACACGCCCTGGAAGAGTTTTCTCGTCGGGGTGGCAGCCACGGCAGTCGTTCAGAGCAGTTCGGCCGTCATGGTTCTTACCGTCGGTTTGCTTGCCGCGGGAATGATCCGCTACAAGCAAACGATCGGTATCGTTCTCGGCACGAACATCGGCACGACGTTCACCTTAGAGTTGTTTACATTTCACGTCACCGATGCCGTCATACCGTTACTCATTTGCGGCGCCGCACTTCTTTTCTCGCGCCGGCAACGACTTTTCTCCACTGGCTGCGTCCTTTTCGGCCTTGGTGCCGTCTTTACGGCGATGAGCAGTCTCGGAGAATTGGCCGGCCCGCTGGCACAATTGAAAACGATCCATCGCCTGTTGATCATGACGAATCACGACGTGATCACAAGCGCAGCCGTCGGCGCGTTCTTTACCGCGATCATTCAATCCAGCACCGCTGCTACCGGCATTGCGATGACGTTCATCAACGAAGGCCAATTGACCCTTAATGCCGGAATCGCATTTATGCTCGGCGCTAACATCGGCACTTGTGTCACCGCATGGATCGCCGCCATCAGGGCTAACAAAGCGGCCAAACTCGCCGCTTACACCCATATCGCGATCAATGCAGCCGGTGTCGTTGTTTTTCTCCCTTTCGTCCCATTGTTAGGCACATGGGCCGCATGGTTCACGAGCGTACCGGGAACCCAGCTCGCACACGCCAGCGTGCTGTTCAACAGCGTTTGTTCCCTCGCGATACTCCCGTTTGCCGGGCCGCTCGCGTCACGGCTCGAATCTTTCAACACTCGCCGCTGA
- a CDS encoding GNAT family N-acetyltransferase, whose amino-acid sequence MIALFASKGMHDLETHIRRLSVNDYEALQQLQSGIADDYVLRIFRESVRREATYGVFSAGRLLAMAAYSLYAGRYAVLGRVRTDARYRGHGLATKLLSLICGEIERQETADWIGLSTEWSNGAMRHVAEKLKLDCLSVYESCVLAFERLSEWRTQLPFPEDSWEPVEDVSEKRERLISAVQTMDRPLTVFPYACYYPLPFEADLFSADYVANGRMYESGGQFFLLMNDTKGKDYLHLKIFDTSVIDDPGLWHTAAREAEKAGRDLWVDLPPDAVASRDWLRSFHCTRWTCYGRKTLPSVDRSHRVYYNGK is encoded by the coding sequence ATGATTGCTTTGTTTGCGTCGAAAGGAATGCATGACTTGGAAACACATATTCGCAGATTATCCGTTAATGATTACGAAGCGTTGCAGCAGTTGCAATCAGGCATTGCCGATGATTATGTTTTAAGAATTTTCCGGGAATCCGTTCGGCGAGAAGCGACTTACGGCGTTTTTTCTGCAGGACGATTGCTCGCGATGGCTGCCTATTCGTTGTATGCTGGTCGTTATGCCGTCCTCGGCCGGGTTCGAACGGACGCGCGCTATCGCGGCCATGGATTGGCGACGAAACTGCTTTCATTGATCTGCGGCGAAATCGAACGGCAAGAAACAGCGGATTGGATCGGGCTTTCTACGGAATGGTCAAACGGCGCGATGCGTCATGTTGCCGAAAAACTTAAGCTGGATTGTTTGTCGGTGTATGAATCTTGTGTGCTTGCCTTTGAGCGGCTGTCGGAATGGCGCACGCAGCTTCCGTTTCCGGAAGATTCCTGGGAGCCGGTGGAAGACGTCTCCGAAAAACGCGAACGGCTGATTTCGGCCGTGCAGACGATGGATCGTCCTCTAACGGTGTTTCCGTATGCGTGTTATTACCCTCTTCCTTTCGAAGCGGACTTGTTCAGCGCCGATTATGTCGCAAACGGACGGATGTATGAATCCGGCGGCCAGTTTTTCCTTCTCATGAATGACACAAAAGGGAAAGATTATTTGCATTTGAAAATTTTTGATACGTCCGTGATCGACGATCCGGGTTTGTGGCACACGGCAGCCAGGGAAGCGGAGAAGGCCGGCCGTGACCTTTGGGTCGACTTGCCGCCCGACGCGGTTGCTTCGCGCGATTGGCTGCGTTCTTTTCATTGCACGAGATGGACGTGTTACGGGCGAAAGACTTTGCCTTCGGTTGACCGGAGTCACCGCGTATATTATAATGGCAAGTGA
- the rpsU gene encoding 30S ribosomal protein S21 yields the protein MADTRVRKNESIDDALRRFKRSVSKDGTLKELKKRRHYEKPSVRRKKKSEAARKKNRKF from the coding sequence ATGGCTGATACAAGAGTTCGCAAAAATGAATCCATTGATGATGCTTTGCGCCGCTTCAAGCGTTCTGTTTCGAAAGACGGTACGTTGAAGGAGTTGAAGAAGCGCAGACATTATGAAAAACCAAGCGTGCGCCGAAAAAAGAAATCCGAGGCTGCCCGGAAGAAAAATCGCAAGTTTTAG
- a CDS encoding GatB/YqeY domain-containing protein, whose product MSLKDRLTEDLKQAMKAKEKKKLSTLRMIRSSLQNEQIKLGRALSEDEEITVLSRELKQRKDSLQEYEKAGREDLAEGERADIAVIQAYLPEPLSEEDLERIVDEAIAETGAEEKGDMGKVMSVVMPRVKGKADGSHVNRLVQQKLSK is encoded by the coding sequence ATGAGCTTGAAAGATCGACTCACTGAAGATTTGAAACAAGCGATGAAGGCGAAAGAAAAGAAGAAATTGTCCACGCTTCGGATGATTCGGTCCTCGTTGCAAAACGAGCAAATCAAACTCGGTAGAGCGCTTTCAGAAGATGAGGAAATTACGGTGTTGAGCCGCGAATTGAAACAGCGCAAAGACTCCCTCCAAGAGTACGAAAAAGCCGGACGCGAGGATCTCGCGGAAGGCGAGCGTGCTGATATCGCGGTAATCCAAGCCTACTTGCCCGAACCTTTGTCTGAAGAAGATCTTGAACGGATCGTAGACGAAGCGATTGCCGAAACCGGCGCGGAAGAAAAAGGCGACATGGGCAAGGTGATGTCCGTCGTCATGCCTCGCGTCAAAGGGAAAGCGGACGGTTCGCATGTGAATCGCTTGGTCCAGCAAAAGTTATCGAAATAA
- the floA gene encoding flotillin-like protein FloA (flotillin-like protein involved in membrane lipid rafts), protein MDMGTIYLLIVVAIVIIILSILFSFVPVMLWISALAAGVHISIFTLIGMRLRRVVPKKVINPLIKAVKAGLDLKINQLESHYLAGGDVDHVVNALIAAHRANIEINFARAAAIDLAGRNVLQAVQMSVNPKVIETPFISGVAGNGIEVKAKARITVRANIDRLVGGAGEETVIARVGEGIVSTIGSSDTHSKVLESPELISQTVLKKGLDAGTAFEILSIDIGDVDIGKNIGAGLQTEQAEADKNIAQAQAEKRRAMAVAQEQEMRAKVQEMHAKVVEAEAQVPLAMAEALRKGNMGVMDYMNYNNIKADTDMRSAIGKPSDEGDTK, encoded by the coding sequence CTGGACATGGGAACCATCTATTTATTGATTGTCGTCGCCATCGTCATAATCATTTTAAGCATTTTGTTTTCGTTCGTGCCGGTGATGCTTTGGATTTCCGCTTTAGCTGCCGGTGTGCACATTTCGATTTTTACATTGATCGGTATGCGTTTGCGAAGGGTCGTCCCGAAGAAAGTCATTAATCCATTGATCAAAGCGGTGAAAGCCGGCCTTGATTTAAAAATCAACCAGTTGGAAAGTCATTACTTGGCCGGCGGTGATGTCGACCATGTCGTTAATGCGTTAATTGCCGCACATCGGGCGAATATCGAGATTAATTTTGCCCGGGCTGCAGCGATTGATTTAGCCGGCCGCAACGTGTTGCAGGCTGTCCAGATGAGCGTGAATCCGAAGGTAATCGAAACTCCATTTATTTCCGGCGTGGCTGGAAATGGAATTGAAGTGAAAGCGAAGGCGAGAATCACCGTAAGGGCGAACATCGACCGCCTTGTCGGCGGTGCAGGCGAAGAAACGGTCATTGCTCGAGTCGGTGAAGGGATCGTATCGACGATCGGCAGTTCTGACACGCACAGCAAAGTGTTGGAAAGTCCGGAATTGATCTCACAGACGGTGCTGAAAAAAGGACTCGATGCCGGAACGGCGTTCGAGATTCTATCGATTGATATCGGTGATGTCGATATTGGAAAAAACATCGGCGCCGGATTGCAGACGGAACAGGCGGAAGCCGACAAAAATATCGCACAAGCGCAGGCAGAGAAACGTCGAGCGATGGCCGTTGCCCAAGAGCAGGAAATGCGAGCGAAAGTGCAGGAAATGCACGCGAAAGTCGTGGAAGCCGAAGCACAAGTGCCGCTTGCGATGGCGGAGGCGTTGAGAAAAGGCAACATGGGTGTAATGGATTATATGAATTACAATAACATTAAAGCGGATACGGATATGCGCTCCGCGATAGGGAAACCGTCCGACGAAGGTGATACGAAGTAA
- the yqfC gene encoding sporulation protein YqfC, with protein sequence MGKWRNKLNQWLVNNVELPADVVMDLPRITMIGQLHIYIENHKGVLAFSHKELRLMLNQGQLLIKGKGFVLKAILPEEILLEGTIDEVKFLNV encoded by the coding sequence ATGGGTAAATGGAGGAATAAACTGAACCAATGGCTTGTCAACAATGTTGAACTTCCCGCAGACGTTGTCATGGATTTGCCGAGGATTACGATGATCGGACAACTCCACATTTACATAGAAAACCATAAAGGTGTACTCGCTTTTTCCCATAAAGAACTGCGGTTAATGCTCAACCAAGGACAACTGCTGATTAAAGGGAAAGGATTCGTGTTAAAAGCGATATTACCCGAGGAAATTTTGCTGGAAGGAACGATTGACGAAGTGAAGTTTTTGAATGTTTGA
- the yqfD gene encoding sporulation protein YqfD: protein MDKHWMDKAFGQVRIIVRGRRTEQFMNRCLEHNITLSNIVSRDASTIECTLPAGQIKEIRPLLKHSDCRFHIVERRGIPFFIRRLSFKKGFVVGMIVFAAVLFVLSNMLWRVEIQGADPQTEQEISEVLQKLGVQPGKFIFSLPPEEDIQQEIAASVEKVSWVSLKIKGTTYQFDVVEKELPKKEKALTPRNLVAEKEAIIHDIYAEKGKPVVEPEDYVQKGDVLISGVIGGEERNKRVAAKGKVWGETWYESKVTLPLTTELKTHTGNSYVKRSLELFGFRLPYWGFAGPDFRHYDTRTKTTPLKFLQWELPIRFVKETLYETKRTKRTYSKKQAVAKARSVGKHDVLQKIGPGGKILSEKVLRETVENGKVKVFLYYTVIENIATEQPLIDNKETE from the coding sequence TTGGACAAACATTGGATGGACAAGGCTTTCGGTCAAGTGCGCATCATCGTTCGCGGCCGGCGGACAGAGCAGTTTATGAATCGCTGTCTTGAACACAACATTACCCTTTCCAATATTGTGAGTCGAGATGCGTCCACGATCGAATGCACGCTGCCTGCTGGCCAAATCAAGGAGATTCGCCCGCTGCTCAAACATAGCGATTGCCGGTTTCATATTGTGGAACGGCGCGGGATTCCATTTTTTATAAGAAGATTGTCTTTCAAAAAGGGCTTTGTCGTCGGCATGATTGTTTTTGCTGCTGTTTTGTTCGTGTTGTCAAACATGTTATGGCGCGTGGAGATTCAAGGAGCTGATCCGCAAACGGAACAAGAGATTTCCGAAGTGCTGCAAAAGCTCGGTGTACAACCGGGAAAATTTATATTTTCACTGCCGCCGGAGGAAGACATTCAGCAAGAAATTGCTGCGAGCGTTGAAAAAGTGTCATGGGTCAGCTTGAAAATAAAAGGAACGACGTATCAATTCGACGTTGTTGAGAAGGAACTCCCGAAGAAAGAAAAAGCGTTGACACCGAGAAATCTTGTTGCTGAAAAAGAAGCGATTATTCACGACATTTACGCAGAAAAGGGGAAGCCTGTCGTCGAACCCGAAGATTATGTTCAAAAAGGGGACGTGCTCATTTCCGGCGTCATCGGCGGAGAGGAAAGGAATAAACGGGTGGCGGCGAAGGGGAAAGTATGGGGGGAAACATGGTACGAATCTAAGGTGACCCTCCCGCTAACGACCGAGTTGAAAACACACACGGGCAACAGCTATGTGAAGCGGTCGTTGGAATTATTTGGATTTCGTCTCCCGTATTGGGGGTTTGCCGGTCCGGATTTCAGGCATTACGACACACGTACAAAAACGACGCCATTGAAATTTTTGCAATGGGAACTTCCCATACGATTCGTGAAGGAAACGTTATATGAAACAAAACGAACGAAACGTACGTATTCTAAGAAACAAGCCGTCGCTAAAGCGAGGAGCGTCGGGAAACACGACGTGCTGCAAAAGATCGGTCCCGGCGGTAAGATTCTCTCGGAAAAGGTTTTGCGCGAAACGGTCGAGAATGGTAAAGTAAAGGTATTCCTGTACTATACAGTCATTGAAAACATTGCAACAGAACAACCTTTGATCGACAATAAGGAGACTGAGTAG
- a CDS encoding PhoH family protein, translating to MPDDLKWIDLHIENQNEAQQLFGPNDTHLKAIEKLLNVSITTRGEGISVTGEARKRERVENVLKTLLTLIRRGTKISERDVIYAVNLSEQELLDELLELYHEEITVNAKGKPIRVKTLGQRHYVSAMKKNDLIFGIGPAGTGKTYLAVVMAVAALKRNQQKKIILTRPAVEAGERLGFLPGDLKEKVDPYLRPLYDALHDVLGAEQTARLVERGSIEIAPLAYMRGRTLDDCYVILDEAQNTTPEQMKMFLTRLGFGSKMVITGDVTQVDLPKGHKSGLKMAEQILAPVKDVSFVYLQQSDVVRHPLVQQIIEAYATAGH from the coding sequence TTGCCCGATGATTTGAAATGGATCGATCTCCATATCGAAAATCAAAATGAGGCTCAACAGTTGTTTGGCCCGAACGATACGCATTTGAAAGCGATCGAGAAACTGCTGAACGTCTCGATCACCACGCGCGGCGAGGGGATTTCTGTAACAGGCGAAGCCCGCAAGCGCGAACGAGTGGAAAATGTGTTGAAAACATTGTTGACGTTAATCAGAAGAGGGACGAAGATTTCCGAACGCGATGTTATTTATGCAGTGAATTTAAGCGAACAGGAACTGCTCGACGAACTGCTCGAGCTGTACCATGAGGAAATCACTGTGAACGCGAAAGGAAAGCCGATCCGGGTCAAGACGCTCGGCCAACGGCACTATGTCTCAGCGATGAAGAAGAACGATCTTATTTTCGGAATCGGTCCGGCCGGAACCGGGAAAACGTATTTAGCGGTCGTCATGGCCGTTGCCGCCTTAAAACGGAATCAACAAAAAAAAATCATCCTGACACGGCCTGCGGTCGAAGCCGGAGAACGTCTCGGATTTTTGCCGGGTGATTTAAAAGAAAAGGTCGACCCTTATTTGCGTCCGCTGTATGATGCTCTGCATGACGTGCTCGGCGCCGAGCAAACGGCAAGGCTCGTGGAACGCGGTTCGATCGAGATCGCTCCGCTTGCGTATATGAGGGGAAGGACCCTCGACGATTGTTATGTTATTTTAGACGAAGCTCAAAATACGACCCCGGAACAAATGAAGATGTTTCTTACCCGGCTCGGATTCGGCTCGAAGATGGTCATTACCGGCGATGTCACTCAGGTCGACTTGCCTAAAGGCCACAAGTCCGGATTGAAAATGGCCGAACAAATTTTGGCACCGGTGAAAGACGTGTCTTTCGTTTATTTGCAACAATCGGACGTCGTTCGTCATCCTCTCGTACAACAAATCATTGAAGCGTACGCGACGGCTGGTCATTAG